In one Culex quinquefasciatus strain JHB chromosome 2, VPISU_Cqui_1.0_pri_paternal, whole genome shotgun sequence genomic region, the following are encoded:
- the LOC6051141 gene encoding protein PET100 homolog, mitochondrial, whose protein sequence is MGGWALEIGKMALYMTFPVAMFHWFNQPEYFERWVTETKRQIFPPENKEHREAVENCIKTIREKKDRELLAALEELERKEKQ, encoded by the coding sequence atgggCGGTTGGGCGCTGGAGATTGGCAAGATGGCCCTGTACATGACGTTCCCGGTGGCGATGTTTCACTGGTTCAACCAGCCGGAGTACTTTGAGCGGTGGGTGACGGAAACGAAGCGGCAGATCTTTCCGCCGGAGAACAAGGAGCACCGGGAGGCGGTCGAGAACTGCATAAAGACGATCCGCGAGAAGAAGGATCGGGAGCTGTTGGCGGCGCTGGAGGAGTTGGAGAGGAAGGAGAAGCAGTAA
- the LOC6053821 gene encoding testis-expressed protein 10 has translation MGGNSRKFKKAEKSKIKLKGAKLPKGTNVTKTNFKVRKIVIPEQLKQRNLSDPSALSHRSLTAKDCLAKLKQNNPASKCDGLRGVREILGKLPTEITENNLSLAVKSIASVAVDLERDVRRDCYKTLGLLFAAAKEENILPFFDVLLSFLRCAMTHIQPRIQEDSLLLLDTYLMYLPRLVLLNRDKIFPQFLDMISKLRNESKPERTLTLSLNKQQTNTKWRTRVLMRLIGMLKILIDRKRGKKELVEDGEVEPMEVEDQSNPFATKSAQISSATLKIDNVFDVKTPGYFPLIKRNLYEPCALPFLFRKAIGETRLTMSDQLDEGRKLKTYVQMLMPLLFESWLEVRPTTSGFESSDLVLSHEAATTLSLLLDIAIQLWELITIYGQETNNSDLGRWFRAEYAENFCSHILAGFPYQQSPAATKAQKQRNVSDENTERNVDEKCYQQNFNICYFYCCLNENFRSDRSKNYAKVVTYVEACVNGWRFRSPELNALLLKVLRYMLLETDCSTVNQNTRGLLKTLLEVYIEAKLPQDTRNRILILFCDIIVLNDRLWREYGQDIFTLWLKMLPNLLKKTSIDLSVLKALLCLAKQKNTIFLQSLEENIDGIVANAGKIKIVNEQYRNEGAVLIVNLLFWIGSKDTLEKFVKEGKLAELDDGMREYFRSTMRSRLACL, from the exons atgggtggcaactcgCGGAAGTTTAAGAAGGCGGAGAAGAGTAAAATCAAGCTCAAGGGTGCCAAACTGCCCAAGGGGACGAACGTGACGAAGACCAACTTTAAAGTGCGCAAGATCGTCATCCCGGAGCAGCTCAAGCAGCGGAACCTGTCGGACCCGTCCGCCCTGTCCCATCGGAGTTTGACGGCGAAG GATTGCTTGGCAAAGTTGAAACAGAATAATCCGGCATCGAAATGCGATGGTCTTCGAGGGGTTCGCGAAATTTTGGGCAAGCTTCCGACGGAAATCACCGAAAACAATCTGAGTCTGGCGGTGAAATCGATTGCCAGTGTGGCCGTGGATTTGGAACGGGACGTTCGTCGGGATTGTTATAAAACGTTGGGTCTGTTATTTGCTGCGGCCAAAGAGGAGAATATCTTGCCGTTCTTCGACGTTCTGTTGTCCTTTCTGCGCTGCGCAATGACCCACATCCAGCCGAGGATTCAGGAGGATTCGTTGCTGCTGTTGGATACGTATTTGATGTATTTGCCGAGGTTGGTGCTGCTCAACAGGGACAAGATCTTTCCGCAGTTTTTGGACATGATTTCCAAGTTGCGGAACGAGTCCAAGCCGGAGCGGACGTTGACGCTGAGTTTGAACAAGCAGCAGACGAACACCAAGTGGAGGACGCGGGTGTTGATGCGGTTGATTGGAATGCTGAAGATCTTGATAGACCGCAAGCGTGGAAAGAAGGAGCTGGTGGAAGATGGTGAGGTGGAACCGATGGAGGTCGAGGATCAGAGCAATCCATTCGCCACCAAATCCGCTCAAATTTCATCGGCCACGCTCAAGATCGACAACGTGTTCGACGTGAAAACCCCCGGATACTTCCCACTAATTAAGCGCAACCTGTACGAACCATGCGCCCTCCCGTTCCTCTTCCGCAAAGCCATCGGCGAGACTCGCCTAACGATGTCCGACCAACTCGACGAAGGTCGCAAGCTCAAAACCTACGTCCAAATGTTGATGCCGCTTCTGTTCGAGTCCTGGCTCGAGGTCCGCCCCACCACGTCCGGTTTCGAGTCCTCGGACCTCGTCCTGTCCCACGAGGCGGCCACCACGCTCAGTCTCCTGCTGGACATTGCCATCCAGCTGTGGGAACTGATCACGATCTACGGCCAAGAAACCAACAACTCCGACCTCGGTCGCTGGTTCCGCGCGGAATACGCCGAGAACTTTTGCAGCCACATCCTGGCCGGATTCCCCTACCAGCAGAGCCCGGCCGCAACGAAAGCCCAAAAGCAGCGCAACGTCTCGGACGAAAACACCGAACGCAACGTGGACGAAAAGTGCTACCAGCAGAACTTCAACATTTGCTACTTTTACTGCTGCCTCAACGAGAACTTCCGATCGGATCGTAGCAAGAACTACGCCAAAGTGGTCACGTACGTTGAGGCGTGCGTCAACGGATGGCGCTTCCGCTCGCCCGAACTGAACGCCCTCCTGCTCAAAGTCCTGCGCTACATGCTGCTCGAAACCGACTGCTCAACCGTCAACCAAAACACCCGCGGCCTTCTCAAAACCCTGCTCGAAGTTTACATCGAAGCCAAGCTGCCGCAGGACACGCGCAACCGCATCCTGATCCTCTTTTGCGACATCATCGTGCTGAACGATCGCCTCTGGCGCGAATACGGGCAGGACATCTTCACACTCTGGCTGAAAATGCTGCCGAATCTGCTGAAGAAAACCTCCATCGATTTGAGCGTCCTGAAAGCGCTGCTCTGTCTGGCCAAGCAGAAGAACACCATCTTTCTGCAGAGTCTTGAGGAGAACATTGACGGCATTGTGGCGAACGCGGGGAAAATCAAGATCGTCAACGAGCAGTACCGGAACGAGGGAGCGGTGCTGATTGTGAACTTGCTGTTCTGGATCGGCAGCAAGGACACGCTGGAGAAGTTTGTGAAGGAGGGAAAGTTGGCCGAACTGGACGACGGGATGCGGGAGTACTTCCGGAGTACGATGAGGTCGCGGTTGGCGTGCTTGTAG
- the LOC6054087 gene encoding signal peptidase complex subunit 3, whose translation MHTVLTRGNAILAYSLSVLAFLTFCCFASTFFVDYRTNAKINTVKVLVKNVPDFSASREKNDLGFLTFDLNTDLNGLFNWNVKQLFLYLTAEYQTEQNELNQVVLWDKIILRGENANLDFKNMNTKYYFWDDGNGLKNHQNVTLTLSWNIIPNAGLLPSVFAHGFHSFKFPENYMPSPV comes from the exons atgcacaCGGTTCTCACCCGGGGGAACGCCATCCTGGCCTATTCCCTGAGCGTCCTGGCCTTTCTGACGTTCTGCTGCTTCGCGTCCACCTTCTTCGTCGATTACCGGACCAACGCCAAGATCAACACGGTCAAAGTGCTGGT CAAAAATGTCCCCGACTTTAGCGCGTCCCGCGAGAAGAACGACCTGGGCTTCCTGACGTTCGACCTCAACACCGACCTGAACGGGCTGTTCAACTGGAACGTGAAGCAGCTGTTCCTGTACCTGACGGCGGAGTACCAAACGGAGCAGAACGAGCTGAACCAGGTGGTACTTTGGGACAAAATCATCCTGCGCGGCGAGAACGCCAACCTGGACTTTAAGAACATGAACACCAAGTACTACTTCTGGGACGACGGCAACGGTTTGAA GAACCACCAGAACGTGACGCTGACGCTGTCCTGGAACATCATCCCGAACGCGGGCCTGCTGCCGAGCGTGTTCGCCCACGGCTTCCACTCGTTCAAGTTCCCCGAGAACTACATGCCGTCGCCGGTTTAA